The genomic segment ACGTTGTCTATGAAGATGGTTCTTATCTGAAGAAGGAATACATCACTTTGCTATTGAATCAGGATTTTGTGAACCTAGAAGTAAATGATATTTCGGCTAGCCTTTTTGGGAATGCAAGAATAGGATTCTCGGATTGGGTAACATTTAATGGGCTTGGATTTAATTATCAAGGAAATCCTCTATTGTACACAGGAGGGTTGATGCTTGGAAGTGCCTCCGATAAGGTTGTTGATAATGTTAGGTATAGTTTTAGTCAGCTTCAGAATGATCATTTTGCAGTTGTTCAATCCGCTACTGAAATAGATCCGCCAGCCGTATCGGATATAGATGTTATTGGAAAATTTAATGATAATAATGGTGGTGCTAATACCATGAACCTCCAAGTAGTGCAGCGTGGTTATGCTTGGAACGATGTAGGTCATGAGAACTATATTATTTTAGAATATGAGATAAAAAATAATGGAGTCGATCTTACAGATTTATATGGCGGTTTGTTTATTGACTGGGATGTAGTAAATGCGGTACAGAATAAAATTGAATACAATTCAGGATTGAAACTTGGAATCACGTATGATTTCTCAGAAACGTTATTTGCCGGAATCAAATTACTCACCTCGGATACTGCCACTCATTATGCAATAGATGTGATTGCTGGAGGTGGAGGAGGAATCGATATCACGGATGGTGTAAATGAAGCAGAAAAATACATTCTGTTATCAACGGATAGGCCAGATGGAGGTGTTGCCGGATCTGGTAATGATGTTTTAGACGTTATGAGCACCGGTCCGATTGAATTACTCGCTGGTGATTCTGTAAAAATTGCATTTGCATTAATTGGGGGAGACGATAAAGCAAGTGTAGAAACTGGAGCCGTGAATGCGCAAGGAATGTATAATGCCGTAGTATCGCCAACACACAATGGAATAGCTAGTAATTCTTCTCAGATTACTTCGATCGTTCCCAATCCTGCGGATCAATATGTTGCAATTTTGGTACGTGCCGAAAGCGACAACACATTTGGTATGCAGATAGTTAATTCGAATGGGCAGGTAGTCAAAGAAATCCAAACATGGGATACAAACGCCAGATTGCATCGATATCAAGTTGATGTATCTGATTTAGTTAGTGGTATTTATTTCTGTAGAGTAACGAGTAGAAATCTAATTTCTGTTGAGAAAATCATTATATCCCATTAGTATTGGGTTCTAAGGCAGGATTTATCGTTTTGTTTTGCATTTTTTTATACATTTGGCGACTAGAAAAAAAATAGAATGGAGTTTAGTAAGATCATAGCAATTTCAGGTAAGCCGGGGCTTTTCCAAGTTTTAGCACAGTCAAAGGGTGGCGTAGTAGTAGAATCTTTAGTAGATAAACAAAGATTTACGGCACATTCGTCCTATATCATTAGTTCATTTGAAGATATAAGTATCTACTCGACCGATGAAGATTATCCGTTAAAGGATGTCCTGAAGAGAATAGTTAAAAAAACAAAGGGAGCTAAATGTGTTGATCATAAAGCGAAGGATGCTGAATTAAAAAAATTCATGATCGAACTTCTTCCAGATTACGATCAAGAAAGAGTTTACACTTCGGATATTAAAAAACTCGTTAAATGGTTCAATATTCTTCATGAGGCAAAAGTTCTGGATGAAATATTAGCCGAAGAAGAGAAAGAAGAAGTTGAAGCAGCTACTGAAGAAGCTTCTACAGAAAAGAAAGCGGCAAAGAAAACTACCGCTAAGAAAACAGCTAAGAAAGCACCTGTCAAAAAAGCTGTTGCCAAGAAAGCTCCCGCTATGAAAGCTCCTGCTAAACAAGGTGCTGCTAGAGGAAAGTAATTCCAATTAAATATAAAATACTGTCCATTATGGAAAGCAATCTGCCGATAAGAAAGCCTAGAAAGTTTTTATCAGAAGATCTGAACATTAGTGGTTGGGAAGATGTAGAGAAATTCTACAAAGATCTGTCTGAGCGATCTGTCGATACGCCAGAATTATTATCCAAATGGATTTCTGATAGAAGTGAGATGGATGCTGTTCTTGAAGAAGACATGGCATGGCGGTATATTAAAATGAATATTGACACTACCGATAAGTCGCTTG from the Flavobacteriales bacterium genome contains:
- a CDS encoding DUF5606 domain-containing protein, encoding MEFSKIIAISGKPGLFQVLAQSKGGVVVESLVDKQRFTAHSSYIISSFEDISIYSTDEDYPLKDVLKRIVKKTKGAKCVDHKAKDAELKKFMIELLPDYDQERVYTSDIKKLVKWFNILHEAKVLDEILAEEEKEEVEAATEEASTEKKAAKKTTAKKTAKKAPVKKAVAKKAPAMKAPAKQGAARGK